The sequence tttaattaatgttatttcgaatctaacgatGTTCTCAGATTATCAAGTTGCGTGTTTTGCTTTTACTAATTAATGTAATAGAATACGCTCTCTAAATATCACTGCTGTAGTGCAGATTCATTAACGTTTTGATCAAAATAGATGAGCAATTTAATGCTCAATTACTTTGTAATGCCATACGTTTAGGTACTTACTACACCTGAAAATTATCGCATGCAATATTTGAGTAAAGATTTTATACGTTTATAATCTATTTTTGTTACGTTTATTAACGATAACTTtcttgaaagattttttctaaGGGTTTGCACAAGGCTCAGAACGATAAATGACGAGGTTAGCAATTGAAGTACCTAAAACGTCCGCTTAGAACTTGCCACTGAATTgatataataaaagttcatCCAGTGACCCTTTTTGGATGATTTCCGGgaggaaattattattataatcatctaatctaatctaatctatgcAGCTATCTGTGTGTTTAAATGCATCAAAAAaatgtatcgatattttatacGTGATTTATTAACAAACATCTAATCAACAAACtttcgtttttaaaatttaaggtTAACGCTAAACATTCTAAACAATAAAATCTCAAAATGTGACGTTTGCATGCTTGCTTGCTTCCCGAAACTCGCGGTCGTCCCTATACTTGGCGCGTAGTAAATTTActtttgcgctagcttattctaAAAGGTATTATGCGGCAAAACGGTTTTAAccgtttattattttctttattggggaaaaatGGTATTAGCCTACATTCTaagacaattcccactaggaggTCTGACAGTAGTTTTAGGACAGCATTGTGATCGGAACTAAATAAACAGGCTTATACTATACTTGcacaaatacttaataataacgaAATTTATCACTTCCAAATTATATGAACACATACATAGGTTTGTCCTAAGTACAGCTGGTAGACACTATAAAAGGAACTAAAGAAACGAAGCTTCACCATATACTTACAACAAgcttaaagttaaaatttaaagtaataaaaaaaaaactagatttaATCGAACAATCACAACTACAGTATTTCAGTGTGTGTTTAGACGTatctacatggaaaatttaAGATGCTTGAATCGGTCCCATTTGTCTGTACAATGAAAATCtttgtttaaaaagaggcacctttgatatggttttctcttttataaaaattaaccaAATTGTGTAACGGCAATAACAAAAATGAAGTCTATGCCATGAATAATCAGTTTACCAAACAACACTTTCATGAGCTTTGTAATTGCTTAGATAATTCAAAATACCTGAcgccaaaatttacaatgcgtcATCTTAACAAGATAACCTTTTATATAGTGGTCACTTGTGTGCTTCGCGTTTACTCAGGATTATTTAATCCGCTTGAAGCCGACCGGCAACGAATTCAATCACGATTTTTTATTAACCTTCATTATTATTGATCGCCTCGGAGCTCAGTGTGGAAATACAGCAAAACTGCAATTTGCCTTTTGCAGTGCAATTGTTTGAataacaaacaatttggtttgtGAGCAATTTTTTCAAGTACTGTGAAATGGGCTGAAGTTACAAAAAAGTTTCAAAATAGCTATATTTTCGTGTAGTCCGTGAACTATTTTCCATTCAAACGTATTGCAGGTTTTTGgcatatttgctttttttttttttcagttagaATTGTTTCATTTAGTCAATCACATTAACTCATTTGTGACAAgttgataaaaaatacaaaataattgcaaattgctcgtatgttttaatattttaaacaatctACGGGGTATTATTCAGTGCTGTAGCTCCTCAGTACCGGTATCTTTTGGTTCGGTTTATCTCACCGGATCACTAGGATTGATCaaatttgtttgttataaaaatgaaaatttacctACTCATACCTATTCTTAATTTAATAGTAATAGAGTAAAATCGATATCTGTTGTCAAAGTTTAGCAGCTGCGCAGTATATCTTACTAATTTCCGCTTAAACGCCTCAAAATCCGTGTAAATCATTACGAAAATGATCGCTTTGCCGGCCTCTGCCCACGCACACCGTAAACAGCTACCCGATAACCGCATTAGAGCCGCTACGTGTCGCAAACAGATTGAATGCGCTGTCCATTACCGGGTCCGTATTCTGAAACGATTTAATACCATTACCACTGGCTCTGTGTAGACTTTGCGAACCTCCTGCCTTACCAACTGAAATGATTGCagaaactgaatcgacaaaaatgCCAATAATTATCGGACCAGCTCAAAAATTTTACTAAAGCGTTTAGAAATGCCACCTGTAAAGGAGAACAGCTGGAGAGCTGGTcgtacgaaagcatttttgcccaagcgtAAATGGAAATTGGTTGAATTGAGATTTGAAATTTTTAATTGCCGCGTAAATGTACATACTgtaaattaattactgaattaatggctagatgtcgctttttaaaATGCATACTAGCTAACGGTATGTTTTCCTACAACAATGGAGTCAAACAATTTCCATGGTTAGGTTAATAACCAAGAATGAACAAACAGTGATATCGAGGGGTGGAGTATAGTAGTAGTAAAGTAACAGTGCTTCTTAGTAACTGTAAAGTAAACCTTAAAGTGCAGTGTTTAAGTGCGTATTTACAACAGCCACGTGGGAACATTTTCTCGGTCAACTTCTGTGAATAAATTGTATGATAAATAgagaaaatgtaatttattaattatatgtacATCAGAACATGTTTAGACTCGTATAATCTTGTGGGGTATGTAAAGATATTGTATCCACTCGTAAGTTGCATAAAATATGCTGTAAAATCGGTATGCTAACGAAGTATCGGACGCCCCGGCCCGAACCCGGAACGTTCTAacatgagtcatcctttatgtaGGTCTGAATTACCGTTTGATGTTTACCTATTGCTTTCAGTGAAGAAAATCCTATCATGAGTAATGCGGAAAAATATTTGGAAATTTAAAACCAGACAGACCATCTGAGGCCATTAGTTGGGAAGTGGATGGTAACGATAAATGCATAGAAAAACAAGCTCAAGTAAAAAATGAATTcataagttataaaataaaaagcaacCCCAACTTTTTCGATATAATTTCGATACGTCAAATACCTCAGACAGACGTTCTAGAATAAGGACAGCATGTCTGATGCATGGAGAGTGATCGATCATCAACATTCGGATGACATTTTTGCGATTTCATCGAAGTGCCAACAGGGAGCTGATCGAAATTATCGAATCATTTGTTAGGTATTACATTCAGTAATTTTTTTGACGTGAGATAGGTATTTGATAgagtaaatagtttttatttggtGAGTCACAAAAGTAGATGTTGtaatataaacaacaaaaaaatgttgGTATCCTTTATTTATTCCATTTAAAGGGAACTTCACTCGTCTCCAAAACCAAAAGTGAAAGTgaaagtcaagtcaaaatattctttattcaaataggcctagcaacaagcacctttaaatcgtcaaattttacaaatatcatcttaatctaaatattagagcaatttattgattcAGTTAttatgttctaaaaaaaaaccttgaattattatagatatggtaaacttaataataagaatttcacaaaaggatcgtcaaacatcataattgtataaaaatactagtctagaaactttctaaagaataataaataagaataaaatttaaatgttaaaaaatacggtatatatatacattgaattatcaatttcatcattattaacatacttaacaataaataattcattctttacaatcacacttaatcccacggtgtttcatctttcatgtagtcttgtgtgctataataggctttagagataagcttacattttacataattttttaatttactaacagacaattcagttataatatataactgaattgtctgttataataatattattatattactagcTGCAAAACCCGGCGTTGCTCGGGTTAAAATAAATCGCATgtttaatggtataaaaaatatttgaggatgcattttttaacgtagataatatagatttctatcttagatattgaaagacttagtcgaccattaaatatgcggtgtatagaaagtatatttaattaattaactaattaactaattaactaattgaaataatcataagttagaataaaaaacaccttagtaaatggaaaatttatgttttattcacacaattatttacatatgatattctacatactacatatatgataaatacattaacatattacacgttatattatacatttacattttgtttaatttttctataatacttgcttatagactacatttattgttttattgcccGGGCTGTAGATGAACAAATTTCGAGGTGATCCTGCTCGTGAGCATGCAACGTATAATTGACCATGTGCAAAGCATGGTTCCTTTAAGTCAACGCCACAGTATTTGAATGTTTGGCCCTGTGCTTTGTTGATGGTCATACTGTAAGCCAACTTCACCGGGAATTGTAAACGTTTAAACGTAAAGGGCAATCCATTTGATATTAAAGGTATTCGTGGTATAAATACTATTTGTCCTTTTTCTTTACCAGTCATTATACTGGCTTCGATGATGTTATTTTGTAGCTGTTTAATACAGAGTCTCGTACCATTACACAATTTTGGCGAGTTCAGATTTCGTAATAGAATAATTGGTGAACCAACTTTCAATTTAAGGCAGTGCAATGGCATTCCTGGAACATTTAGTGAATTCAAAAATTCAGAAGGAAAATTTACGCTTTCTTGTTCATCAGTCATTGTATCGATTGAGTTGTAGATTTTCTCTTCTCCCGGAATCATTTCCTGGATGATGTTGTTGATGCTATTGACAATGTCGTTTTTCGTGGCTAGAATAATGCGCTCCCGTAACCATTCTgaattagtataattttcagCAATACTTGGATACACTTCATTTATAAGTTGTTCCGGTGTTTCAACAGCATTACATAACTCATTAGTTAGTGTGATTTGGCCAGTATTTTCGTCTATTGGATAAGTGCCCTCTCctatttgtaaaagtttttcagCAAATTCTTGGGCCTTTTCATCTCCTGAAATTTGTGCTCTCATAtttgttgttaatttaattatttttacctgttccCATATGAACGACTTCTTCAGGCAAGCGTTAATTTCATCTGCCGGCGTTGATTTCGGAATGACAGGTAGCGTTTGACGGAAATCGCCTGATAGTATTAACAATACACCTCCCATTATATTCGTGTTGTCGCGTAAATCTTGAAGTGTTCTGTTTAGTGCTTCTAGGGATTTTCTATGAGCCATTGTGCTTTCATCCCATATAATGGCTTTGCactgttttaatatttgtcCACGTGCCGATGATTTTGTGATGTCACATACCGGGAATTCGTAGTTAGCTACATCTAATGGTAATTTTAAACCAGAATGTGCCGTTCGTCCACCATCCATAAGTGTTGCCGCTATTCCAGATGATGCTAGGGCGAGAACGATTTCTTTATTTGCACGGATTTCAGCtagaattaaatttatcaaaaatgttttcccgGTGCCACCAGGTgcgtctaaaaatattataccacttcgctgatttttataataatccatTATTATGTCGTAAGCTTGTTTTTGACTCTCAATTAATAAGGGTTTGTTGTGTTGGATGTAAAGCCTCAATTCGTcgatattataatttgtttctcTTAAAAATTCACTGTTCATAACATCCAAATGATTTCGTTTAGGAGATTGAACACCTAGTTGTATTAACGTTTGGTTAGAAATTGCTAAACATTTATCTTCTATCAATATCAAAGCTTTGTTAAAAAtttcttcattaaaattaatttctaagtCCGGATTTTGCTGTCGTAAATCAGCCAAGATGTCATCGCTCATATATTCTCGATATTTAAGCCATAGTCGATTTGGATTAGAAGGATTACATGTAGTTAATATGATTGCAAATAGCTCACGAATTTGACTTGCTGTTGCCGTTTGGGCTGCTTCATTCATAGCTAACTCCCAATGATTATCGTTTTCTAGTAGACCCAATCTTTGACATGCTTCACGATATGTCTCACAAATGTAAccattgacagtttttaggtcTTCAAAACACGTTGGACCACGAATAGTGTGAAGTAATAAGCGTAGATAGAAACATTCAGCGTTTTTTGGATGCACTGTGTAGACTCGTCCTATTGTGTTACTCTTGAACACTCCATCATGTCCTTCTACTTGCATTCCACGTTTTCGaggattaaattgtttacttgttgtatcccatgtataatagctgggtacttctgagtaaagtaaagtcttagcaaattggtctttctggcataattcaaaaaatgctgttaaagttgttcgagttggtggttccgtcgcaactttttgtgctgtttctgtttgaaaaaaacacacgttgtccattttctaggtggacggataaatgttgaaccggtggatctcgatcgtgtattggaaaacttaaaattcgccaaattgcttcgttggtattaatgtaacgacccatttgatactgtactatttcatcatgctggttttcattggttaacgtaaaaacagccatatcactgcctttgttaatatatttgcatacatattttatagatttaacagaactgcagtattcAACATTGATATGGGCATTGAACATTTTAGATAAAAGTGGATTATATGGTACTACCCATTGATTATTAACTTGAATTTCTGCATTacctcgtattttaattttagctgTAAATCCGCCTTGTTCTGGTGATCGACGTCTATATTTAGGATATCCGTCTTCGCCTGTAACTGTTTCGTTCAAAAATGGCTTTGGATAACGTTTCGTACATTTTCCATCTTTCATACACGGAGAATTTCTATTTAGCTCACCACACGGGCCATGAACCATGTTTTTTACGATTATACTATAAAGATCAGAATCTTCTTCCGGGTTTGGAAATTCAGCTTTGATGATATCATCTATTTGATTcggttgaattttattttggagcCAAATTAAGTTGTGTGAATGTGGCAATCCTCGTTTCTGCCATTCAATTGAAAACATCCAGCAGATAACAACaccaaatatttgatttttcacAATGGcgtctataaatttaatttgtttttgacggaAAACTCGGGCAACAATATCATGTCGATCGCTGGCCGTCTGACCATATTGTAATTCTTCTTTGATTTCCATCCATGAAGAATTACATgtgaatgttataaataaatctggTCTGCCGTGTTTCCTAACATAAGTTATTGCATCTTGAGCATATTCATGCATGTGACGTGGACTTCCAGTGAATGTCGATGGCAAGATGACcaattttcccatgttatcgacGTTTCCATCATTTATCATTGCATCTTTCAAATGGATGTATTCATCCGAACGCAACTTTCGTTGATTATGGCGAATAAAATCTAATCTTTCCGTTTCAATTTTAGCATACATGTCTACAATAAACTGCTGAAATAGCTGCCGACAGTTTAAAATATGGTTATATTCACCATTTCTAGTCATAATTCGATAAGCATAGAATTGCATAGCTGATACTTTTTTGTTAGTTTCGACACCTGTAGCTGGATTGATTTGTTGAATATTGAAATGATAACCATCCTCACCTTGCCAAAAAATTAGCGGATATTGTAGCGCATCATAACTACGATGTGTTTCAGCAATACGTTGCAATTTATTACTTCGAcgttgaataataatatcacGACGACTACATTCGTTATCAACAATGACTACGGCAACTTCGTTCGTTTGAGGTGCATTAAACCTTCGTTCGTGTTGACCGGCTGGTCTTTTATCTGCTCGAATGACGATCTTATAATTATCTGCAGCCATTTGGTCTAGAGAAGTCTTGAACACATTGATtagttgattatgattatgaagtagacgttgtaatttttgaataatatcTCGTTGCAGTCCCTGAAAGTTAGAGCAACGTTGGTCTGTTTCAAGTTCATCGTTACCAACAAAGTATATTTGAAGAAATTTTGGAGATTCATTAGACATCGGCAAAAGAGAGCCTAATCGGTGATAAATTTGGCCTTGAACCTTAAAAACCGGGCTGAAATTTTCTTCCTGACATATTAATGAAGCTCCAAATGAAGTCATTTGAAAACAACAGTTGTATCGACGtatattttgtagaaaatgaTTGGAATCTGGTGTTTCTCCAGTCATATATGCGAGTAATTGAGGTGGTGGTACATCTAGTGCTGGTAAATTGACTTTACCACTCGAGCAGCATATACCAGCAGTTTCGCCTTTAAATTTCCGGGCATGACAATACTCGCATATCGTATCCATTTTTCGGATGACAATATTTGGATGttcactgtattgttttttgcaatcataatggaaagcctgaagttctaaacttccaactttacatgaagcagctcgtcgttggcgtaaagtagccattctttctttttttttgatattttccagtTCACGTTGATCAGCAGATTGACGATTTCTGAGTGATCTTACTCGACATCTGGTTTCTTCATTAATACGTGCTCTTTCCTCTTCGGTTAAATTTTCTCTAATTCTTTTTACTCCTTTACgaatgtttaaaacacgtttttctttttgttcttctgtttcattttgacgtgctatttttcttctttatgaaaccactttgggttttgtaaatactttttttcgccttggcattgtaaatataaaaaaagtaataaaattaatcaaaacgaatatcttggttgttacaatgataaaactaacgaaaagttactcactttcggtttatataccgttgaaaatcgaaatttctagtatcagaacactctagaatagtcaaatagtttttactttttcatttgttcaaatcacttcaatttatgtaatcactgttcactcttggcttcaattgatcttttcgcgactgtaaacacggttcaactgacaaaaactcactgattttcggtttatataccgttggaaatcgaaatttctagtatcagaacactctagaatagtcaaatagtttttactttttcatttgttcaaatcacttcaatttatgtaatcactgttcactcttggcttcaattgatcttttcgcgactgtaaacacggttcaactgacaaaaagtcactgattttcggtttatataccgttggaaatcgaaatttctagtatcagaacactctagaatagtcaaatagtttttactttttcatttgttcaaatcacttcaatttatgtaatcactgttcactcttggcttcaattgatcttttcgcgactgtaaacacggttcaactgacaaaaagtcactgattttcggtttatataccgttggaaatcgaaatttctagtatgaGAAAACTCTAGAACATTCCGAGGTACTTAATTACGATCTGGATCGTCAGGATTAATTTCAATAGTTGCACACATTTCGGAACtttctagaagcttctagattattctagtcatttctagaactatctagagcattccatatcgatttttacacttgcaaacaattttgaatctttctagatctTTCCAAACATTTCTagaactttctagatcattccagaaatttttagaactttctggaacattctagatcgattctagcagtcacacacaattttggaactttttagatcattccagaaatttttagaactttctggaacattctagatcgattttagcagtcacacacaattttggaactttttagatcattctagaaatttttagaactttctggaacattctagatcgattttagcagtcacacataattttggaactttttagatcattctagaaatttttagaactttttggaacattctagatcgattttagcagtcacacacaatttgggaactttctagatcattctagaaatttttagaactttctggaacattctagatcgattttagcagtcacacacaattttggaactttttagatcattctagaaatttttagaactttctggaacattctagatcgattgttacagtcacacacaatttgggaactttctagatcattctagaaatttttagaactttctggaacattctaggtcgattttagcagtcgcacacaattttggaactttctagatcattccagaaatttctagaactttctggaacattctagatcgattgttacagttgtacacaTTCTGGAGTTTTCTAGATTATTCCAGaaattccagaaatttttagaactttccaaaagttcccatgagttagaaaaggacagatatatattttttcacattttagcCACCCACAACCACCCACTTCCACCCACCGCGACCAAACTCCCTTACTCCCACCGGGAGACCAAGGGGTATTTACCACCCCAACAGGAAGTTGATTGGAAATAGTGGTGATAGAGAAAACCGTGTCTTTACTTACGCACAttagcattttatatatatatattaagattataacagacaattcagttataatattaggaagtatattgtaaaatcttacacaattacccatgaatgattttttaattttatggagcctagtgaagggcactgcgagcttataaCGAAAACCTTATTCTCACCTCGTGCAAATTATTATaggtattgtaaataaatgaaatataattgttaaaagtacaaagaaaatagagcaagtaggaagttttgtatgtaaaacttctCTCTCATATTTCTTTGCATTACGATTTCTAACGACGAAAACAAGTGCTAGACGTAGGTAAATACAAGGTgttcacgaggaacccgaaagattttaacagtgcaTCTATAGCAGCAGTGCAGTGAATcagcagatttgtcaaatttaacttttagaAACATAACTATACGAGTCAAGACACCCGTCGTCGTAAATGATACGATCTTTATTCctaatcatatttaaagactgaaatgttttataaatatttttctcgtattcacctagtttcagagttaacaccattttacaaaaacttatttgttacttttattgttacttagtgcaaaacgcatTTTGATGGCGATATTGTCGCTACGGGGtctagtctaaatatccttattaacGATATCGAAAAGTGACAACCACTTTTCACAAAGTACGTTTTACGAAAAAAGTACCAATTCATTTTAGGTGATAGTTTTACCaataacatttactttttatgtacaaatatattgaaaaaccaaaaaaagaattttttttggcgATATTGACTAAGGCAATAATTGAATATGAGTCAAttatttccttcttttggcctttTCATTGAGCTTTTCTTTAAATTATTCACCATGTGTTAATTGAAAGTTCATATCGAATTTCATGTTATTGTGTGTAAGATAAGtaactttaatatttaatgagaCTTGTTTGTgtatattaaataagaaaatttatgTGTAAATTAATCTCAAAAGCAATGAaatttgtttatgaataaaatatgacTGTGACTATTTCAGTATGTCGTTTTGTAATGTGAGTGTAACTTTGAATGTTTGGCGGCATGTcgccccgattcgaactttaagatacgtaagAGGGTTCCATTTCAGTAAAATATTAGTTCCAATACAGTATTAAACAGCACAGACTTTCCTTCAAATGTACGCTCGGCAATAGACATTTATCCACCTGAAGATAAAGCTACCTGTGTCAAGCGAG is a genomic window of Cydia pomonella isolate Wapato2018A chromosome 15, ilCydPomo1, whole genome shotgun sequence containing:
- the LOC133525854 gene encoding uncharacterized protein LOC133525854, producing the protein MAHRKSLEALNRTLQDLRDNTNIMGGVLLILSGDFRQTLPVIPKSTPADEINACLKKSFIWEQVKIIKLTTNMRAQISGDEKAQEFAEKLLQIGEGTYPIDENTGQITLTNELCNAVETPEQLINEVYPSIAENYTNSEWLRERIILATKNDIVNSINNIIQEMIPGEEKIYNSIDTMTDEQESECHCTALN